The DNA sequence GCACAGCGCCATGGAACTCAGGTCACCGCCGGTCCAGTTGCGCAGGATCGATACGATCTCCCCGAACTCCAGGCGCCGCCCCAGCGAGGTATCGTGCACCAACCGGGCTGTCACGTCCTGGATCGACTCATCTGCCAAACGGGGTTCCACCACCTCACGGATGATCTCATCGAATTCCTCCGCCACTGCGGTGGTCTGCGCAAGGTCCTCCGGAGAAGCTGCATTGTTGCTGCGCACCCAGGCCACCAACCGCTCCTCCAGCTCCTGTGGCCACCCCAGCCAGCCGGTCATGGCACGTACTGAGAAGGTGGCACCGAGTTCAATCGCATCCGCTTGATGCGTCACCACATCTTCCTCACCCCACCGGAGAGTCTCGGAAGCTATATCAATGAACATGGGGTTGAGCTCCGCCACGATGGTGGGCGTGAGATAACGGTCGATCAGTGAGCGGAACTGCCAGTGTTCGAGCCCGTCGAGGCCATTGGGCAGCTGTAGGAATCGCGAGACTGCTGAAGAGAACACCTGGGGGTTCCGGGCCACCGCCTGGGCCTCTGCATGCCCCAGGACTGTCCAGGTGCCATCCAAACGGGCGACGGGGCCCTGCCTGCGTGCCTTATCGGTCACTGCCCGTGGTTCCGCCCCCTGCAAGCTGTAGTCATCCCGCAAATTTTCATCCCGCATTTCTTCCTCCGACATCGCCTGAAGAGTTGTGCCACCGATCCTAGCCCCAGAATCCATACCCCGTCATAGAAGAAGGACCGCTGTGCACAGTGCGCACAGCGGTCCTTCACCCAGAAGTGGACTATCCGAAACGACCGGAGATGTAGTCCTCGGTCTCCTTGTTGTCAGGGTTCTCGAAGATCTTCTTGGTTGGTCCCAGCTCCACCAGGCGGCCCGGCTTGCCGGTTGCCTCGAGGGAGTAGAACGCGGTCTGATCGGACACACGTGCAGCCTGCTGCATGTTGTGGGTCACGATGACGATGGTGAAGTCTTCCTTCAGCTGGTGGATGAGGTCCTCCACAGCCAGGGTGGAAATCGGGTCCAGGGCGGAGCAGGGCTCATCCATGAGGAGCACCTCAGGCTCGACGGCGATTGCACGGGCGATGCACAGACGCTGCTGCTGACCACCGGAGAGACCACCACCGGGCTTGTCCAGACGGTCCTTGACCTCTTCCCACAGGTTGGCGGAGCGCAGTGACTGCTCGGCAACCTCCTTGAGCTTCTTCTTGTTCTTCTCACCGGACAGACGCAGGCCGGCCACGACATTGTCCTCGATGGACATGGTGGGGAACGGGTTGGCCTTCTGGAAGACCATGCCGATGGTGTTGCGCACTGCTACCGGGTCGATCTTGGAGCCGTAGATGTTCTCACCGTCGAGGAGGATCTCACCCTCGACGTAGGCGCCCGGGATGACCTCGTGCATGCGGTTGATGGAACGCAGCACGGTGGACTTACCGCAACCGGATGGGCCGATGAAGGCGGTGACGGAACGCGCTGGAACATCCAGGTTGACGTTCTGGACGGCATGGAAATCGCCGTAGTAGATGTTGACATCATTGAGCTTGAGCTTCGACATCGCTGGGTTTTCTCCTGAAAGGGTGTTGCGTGGAATGTGTGGGACTACTGCTTGACTGAGAACTTGGCTGAAATCAGACGGGCGCCGATGTTGAGTACCGCGATGATGATGACCAGGGTGAGGGCTGCGCCCCACAGCTTGTCCAGGGTTCCCGGTGAGGTACCGGCCTTGTACATATCGAGCATCATCAGTGGCAGTGAGGATTGTGGGCCTTCAGCAGGGTTCCAGTTGATGGCCTGGGTGGAACCCACCAGGACCAGAACAGGTGCGGACTCACCCATGATGCGGGCGATGGCCAGCATGACACCGGTGACGATTCCGGAGAGGGCGGTTGGCAGAACGATCTTGGCGATGGTCTTCCACTTGGGCACACCCAGTGCATAGGAGGCTTCACGGAGATCGTGGGGAACCACGCGCAGCATTTCCTCGGTGTTTCGGATGATCACCGGAACCATGAGGATGATCAGTGAGAGGGCGACGGCGAGGCCGGAGCGGCTGAAGCCGAACAGCACGATCCACATGGAGTAGATGAACAGTGCGGCGACGATGGATGGGACACCGGTGAGGATGTCCACCATGAAGGTGGTGATGCGGCCGAGGCGGTTACCGTTGGAGTATTCCACCAGGTAGATGGCGGTGAAAATGCCGATCGGGATGGAAAAGACCGAGGTGATCAGCGCCTGAACCAGGGTGCCGATGATGGCGTGGAGAGCACCGCCACCGGGGAGCTGGAGGAGGACACCCTGCTGGGAGGTGGTCCACCAGTCAGCGGTGAGGATCGGGCCCAGGCCCCTTGAGATCACTGTCCACAGAACCCAGACGAGTGGGATGGCGGCGATGAACATCGCCAGGTAGATCAGGACGGTGACAAAGACATCGACGCCCTTGCGGCGGCTGGAGATATCGGTGAATGCGGAGCTGTTCTTGAGCTGCTCATCCATGCGCGGTGTGTCAACTGCGGAAATGTTGTTAGTCATTGTGTTGTAGACCCTTCTATTTTCCACGGTTAACCATGCCGCGGGCAGCAGCATTGACGATGAAGGTCAACAGGAAGAGGACCAGGCCGGCTGCGATGTACGCGCCTGCCCGGGTGTCGTCGTTGAACTCGGCGGCAGCGTTGGCGATTGCGGTTGCGAAGGTGGTGCCACCGTCGAACAGTGAGAATCGGAACGCGGAGGATGGGGAGACAACCATGTACAAAGCCATGGTCTCACCCAGTGCGCGACCCAGTCCGAGCATGGCGCCGGAGATATAGCCGGACATGCCGAATGGGAGGACGGTCATGCGCACAACTTCCCAACGGGTGGCACCGAGCGCGAGAGCCGCCTCGACGTGTCCCTTGGGGGTCTGGACGAACACTTCACGTGCGGTTGCGGCGATGATCGGAAGGATCATCACGGCGAGGACAACGCCACCGGTGAGCATATTGCGGCCCGTGGCAAAGGCTGGGGAGTTGGCAT is a window from the Corynebacterium faecale genome containing:
- the pstB gene encoding phosphate ABC transporter ATP-binding protein PstB, with the translated sequence MSKLKLNDVNIYYGDFHAVQNVNLDVPARSVTAFIGPSGCGKSTVLRSINRMHEVIPGAYVEGEILLDGENIYGSKIDPVAVRNTIGMVFQKANPFPTMSIEDNVVAGLRLSGEKNKKKLKEVAEQSLRSANLWEEVKDRLDKPGGGLSGGQQQRLCIARAIAVEPEVLLMDEPCSALDPISTLAVEDLIHQLKEDFTIVIVTHNMQQAARVSDQTAFYSLEATGKPGRLVELGPTKKIFENPDNKETEDYISGRFG
- a CDS encoding cytochrome P450, whose protein sequence is MSEEEMRDENLRDDYSLQGAEPRAVTDKARRQGPVARLDGTWTVLGHAEAQAVARNPQVFSSAVSRFLQLPNGLDGLEHWQFRSLIDRYLTPTIVAELNPMFIDIASETLRWGEEDVVTHQADAIELGATFSVRAMTGWLGWPQELEERLVAWVRSNNAASPEDLAQTTAVAEEFDEIIREVVEPRLADESIQDVTARLVHDTSLGRRLEFGEIVSILRNWTGGDLSSMALCIGVVVQGLAENPAVQERIHGGVSDLELEAMIDEFLRMDSPFVSNRRVATCPVTLAGQDIGEGEQVNINWTSANRDERAFSDPDAFEPYHLARNLVWGAGPHECPGRDLSMAELRAFTRALVQTWVVTPTVAGAVRATYPLGGYISVPVELTRR
- the pstA gene encoding phosphate ABC transporter permease PstA, translating into MTNNISAVDTPRMDEQLKNSSAFTDISSRRKGVDVFVTVLIYLAMFIAAIPLVWVLWTVISRGLGPILTADWWTTSQQGVLLQLPGGGALHAIIGTLVQALITSVFSIPIGIFTAIYLVEYSNGNRLGRITTFMVDILTGVPSIVAALFIYSMWIVLFGFSRSGLAVALSLIILMVPVIIRNTEEMLRVVPHDLREASYALGVPKWKTIAKIVLPTALSGIVTGVMLAIARIMGESAPVLVLVGSTQAINWNPAEGPQSSLPLMMLDMYKAGTSPGTLDKLWGAALTLVIIIAVLNIGARLISAKFSVKQ